Proteins from one Mustela erminea isolate mMusErm1 chromosome 20, mMusErm1.Pri, whole genome shotgun sequence genomic window:
- the C20H16orf72 gene encoding UPF0472 protein C16orf72 homolog isoform X3 — translation MEERKEEGEAEIQEHGPEHWFSKWERQCLAEAEQDEQLPPELQEEAAAAAQPEHKQQKLWHLFQNSATAVAQLYKDRVCQQPGLSLWVPFQNAATAVTNLYKESVDTHQRSFDIGIQIGYQRRNKDVLAWVKKRRRTIRREDLISFLCGKVPPPRNSRAPPRLTVVSPNRATSTETSSSVETDLQPFREAIALHED, via the exons ATGGAGGAGCGGAAGGAGGAGGGCGAGGCCGAGATCCAGGAGCACGGGCCGGAGCACTGGTTCTCTAAGTGGGAGCGGCAGTGCCTGGCTGAGGCCGAGCAGGACGAGCAGCTGCCCCCCGAGCTGCAAGAGGAGGCGGCGGCCGCCGCGCAGCCCGAGCACAAGCAGCAGAAGCTGTGGCACCTCTTCCAGAACTCGGCCACCGCCGTGGCCCAGCTCTACAAAG ACCGAGTGTGTCAGCAGCCAGGACTTTCTCTCTGGGTCCCCTTCCAAAACGCAGCCACCGCCGTCACCAACCTCTATAAAG AAAGCGTGGATACTCATCAGCGAAGTTTTGATATTGGAATTCAGATTGGCTATCAGCGACGCAATAAGGATGTGTTGGCTTGGGTTAAAAAGCGCAGAAGAACTATTCGTAGAGAAGATTTGATCAGCTTCCTGTGTGGAAAAGTTCCTCCACCACGAAACTCTAGAGCTCCCCCAAGACTGACTGTAGTGTCCCCTAACCGAGCTACTTCAACGGAAACTAGCTCATCTGTAGAGACTGATTTGCAACCCTTCCGGGAAGCCATAGCTCTGCATG
- the C20H16orf72 gene encoding UPF0472 protein C16orf72 homolog isoform X2 produces the protein MEERKEEGEAEIQEHGPEHWFSKWERQCLAEAEQDEQLPPELQEEAAAAAQPEHKQQKLWHLFQNSATAVAQLYKDRVCQQPGLSLWVPFQNAATAVTNLYKESVDTHQRSFDIGIQIGYQRRNKDVLAWVKKRRRTIRREDLISFLCGKVPPPRNSRAPPRLTVVSPNRATSTETSSSVETDLQPFREAIALHDSGIGVWWCEELPTSGQNSSS, from the exons ATGGAGGAGCGGAAGGAGGAGGGCGAGGCCGAGATCCAGGAGCACGGGCCGGAGCACTGGTTCTCTAAGTGGGAGCGGCAGTGCCTGGCTGAGGCCGAGCAGGACGAGCAGCTGCCCCCCGAGCTGCAAGAGGAGGCGGCGGCCGCCGCGCAGCCCGAGCACAAGCAGCAGAAGCTGTGGCACCTCTTCCAGAACTCGGCCACCGCCGTGGCCCAGCTCTACAAAG ACCGAGTGTGTCAGCAGCCAGGACTTTCTCTCTGGGTCCCCTTCCAAAACGCAGCCACCGCCGTCACCAACCTCTATAAAG AAAGCGTGGATACTCATCAGCGAAGTTTTGATATTGGAATTCAGATTGGCTATCAGCGACGCAATAAGGATGTGTTGGCTTGGGTTAAAAAGCGCAGAAGAACTATTCGTAGAGAAGATTTGATCAGCTTCCTGTGTGGAAAAGTTCCTCCACCACGAAACTCTAGAGCTCCCCCAAGACTGACTGTAGTGTCCCCTAACCGAGCTACTTCAACGGAAACTAGCTCATCTGTAGAGACTGATTTGCAACCCTTCCGGGAAGCCATAGCTCTGCATG